In one Melopsittacus undulatus isolate bMelUnd1 chromosome 4, bMelUnd1.mat.Z, whole genome shotgun sequence genomic region, the following are encoded:
- the GON7 gene encoding EKC/KEOPS complex subunit GON7, whose translation MELVAELRGRDGETRSVRVPLPRPAEQGQAGQLRGLRQSLAELRERVVELLAPLVQAEREAAGGGRPRRDAEDDDDDEQEEEEDDEGENNIDTKANADDPPPKRTRVQQPW comes from the exons ATGGAGCTGGTGGCGGAGCTGAGGGGCCGCGACGGAGAGACGCGGTCGGTGCGGGTGCCGCTGCCGCGCCCGGCGGAGCAGGGCCAGGCCGGGCAGCTGCGCGGGCTGCGGCAGAGCCTGGCCGAGCTGCGGGAGCGGGTGGTGGAGCTGTTGGCGCCCCTGGTGCAGGCCGAGAGAGAGGCGGCGGGTGGCGGCAGGCCGCGCC GTGACGCCGAGGATGACGACGACGatgagcaggaagaggaggaggatgatgaaGGCGAAAACAATATCGACACGAAAGCAAACGCCGACGACCCACCTCCAAAGCGGACGAGGGTTCAGCAGCCATGGTGA